A stretch of Anolis sagrei isolate rAnoSag1 chromosome X, rAnoSag1.mat, whole genome shotgun sequence DNA encodes these proteins:
- the TEKT2 gene encoding tektin-2, giving the protein MATLSMKPGQRFTFPDWRMNRELLVSNAERQRIASHQIRQEARALRNETNNQTIWDEHDNRTRLNERIDCVNRLKEMLDKCLTNIDIEINALTQMKEKAERALQAKNLPLDVVIENLTLRESRRDIDVVKDPVEDELHKEVEVIDATRRDLQQKVSEAFEQLCLLQEARQQLNMDHRGKMEALEIDRTCVSLNIHSPNISYKVNPTRVPNESLSPEQWDQCSQYNKERGEAEARASYELREAIALTIAQTDNELEAQRVATEFAFRKRIHELERALDELRWGEKNTMEEIAEMEEDIRRLEEDLRIKVWNLKLAHTRLETRTYRPNLELCRDQAQHGLTDEVHQLEGTIAALRQKLAQAQDALDALQKQLYRIQADIVVKANSLLLDNKCLDTRRKLTVPGEKFVPEVDTFNRTTNRILSPLKSRQLELA; this is encoded by the exons ATGGCGACTCTGAGCATGAAGCCAGGCCAGAGGTTCACATTCCCTGACTGGCGCATGAACCGTGAGCTCCTTGTGAGCAATGCTGAGCGCCAGCGCATTGCTTCTCACCAGATCCGACAAGAGGCCCGGGCTCTTCGCAATGAAACGAACAACCAG ACAATATGGGATGAGCACGACAACCGCACACGCCTCAACGAAAGGATTGACTGTGTCAACCGACTGAAGGAAATGTTGGATAAATGCCTGACAAACATTGACATAGAAatcaatgctttaacccag ATGAAGGAGAAGGCGGAGCGTGCCCTGCAAGCAAAGAACCTGCCTCTGGACGTGGTTATTGAAAACCTGACTCTTCGGGAGAGTCGCCGAGACATTGATGTGGTGAAGGACCCCGTTGAGGATGAGTTGCACAAAGAGGTGGAGGTGATAGATGCCACCAGGAGAGACCTTCAGCAGAAAGTGAGCGAGGCCTTTGAGCAACTCTG CTTACTGCAAGAGGCCCGTCAACAGCTGAACATGGACCATCGGGGCAAAATGGAAGCCCTGGAGATTGACCGGACCTGTGTCTCCCTCAACATCCATTCCCCCAACATCTCATACAAAGTCAATCCCACCCGAGTGCCGAATGA ATCACTGAGCCCAGAGCAGTGGGACCAGTGCAGCCAATACAACAAGGAGCGAGGAGAGGCGGAAGCAAGAGCATCTTATGAATTGCGAGAAGCCATAGCACTGACCATTgcccag ACTGACAACGAACTGGAAGCTCAGCGTGTGGCCACCGAGTTTGCCTTCCGGAAGCGCATCCATGAGTTGGAGAGAGCCCTGGATGAGTTGAGATGGGGAGAAAAAAAT accatGGAAGAAATTGCTGAGATGGAGGAGGACATTAGACGCCTCGAGGAGGATCTCCGGATCAAAGTGTGGAATCTGAAACTGGCTCACACTCGCCTGGAGACCCGGACTTACCGCCCAAACCTGGAGCTTTGCCGTGACCAG GCTCAGCACGGATTGACAGATGAGGTTCATCAGCTGGAAGGCACCATTGCTGCCCTTAGACAGAAGCTGGCACAGGCTCA GGATGCTCTGGACGCTCTCCAGAAGCAGCTCTACCGCATCCAGGCGGACATTGTGGTCAAGGCCAACTCCCTGCTGCTGGACAACAAATGCCTGGACACGAGGCGCAAGCTGACGGTCCCTGGAGAGAAGTTTGTGCCCGAAGTGGACACTTTCAACCGCACCACCAACCGCATCCTCTCACCCCTCAAGAGCCGCCAGCTGGAGTTGGCTTAA